One segment of Gemmatimonadota bacterium DNA contains the following:
- the ffh gene encoding signal recognition particle protein, protein MFDELSEKLEAAFAKLRGRGTLSEADIKDGLREVRRVLLEADVNFELTREFLERVEKKAVGVSQIKSVSPAQQLVKIVYDELTAMLGERREGLKLSSVPPTVVLMVGLQGSGKTTTAAKLARKLKGEGRQVRLIAADVYRPAAIDQLETLGRELDIPVFADRTTTDVVKIARAGLEVARHERDRVVLIDTAGRLQIDDEMMNELRRLKDAVRPDEILLVADGMTGQDAVKIAQGFDAALNVTGVILTKLDGDARGGAALSIYGVLKKPIKYIGVGEKTDALEEFYPDRMAGRILQQGDVLSLVEKAQEAFDTDEAKKMEKKVRKEGMDLNDFLSAMKQIQRLGPLEGVLKMLPGVNSKMLKQANADPRRMRHVEAIVLSMTAAERKKPDIMNGPRRLRVAKGSGRPINEVTKLLDQFRDMQKMMKKMTAGGGRMPPGMFGMR, encoded by the coding sequence ATGTTCGACGAACTCTCCGAGAAACTCGAAGCCGCCTTCGCGAAGCTCCGCGGACGTGGCACCCTCAGCGAAGCCGACATCAAGGACGGCTTACGCGAGGTGCGTCGCGTACTCCTCGAAGCCGACGTCAACTTCGAGCTCACGCGCGAGTTCCTCGAACGCGTTGAGAAAAAAGCCGTCGGCGTCAGCCAGATCAAATCCGTCTCGCCGGCGCAGCAGCTCGTCAAGATTGTCTACGACGAACTCACCGCCATGCTCGGCGAACGGCGCGAAGGGCTCAAGCTCTCGAGCGTGCCGCCCACCGTGGTGCTGATGGTCGGCTTGCAGGGCTCCGGCAAAACCACCACCGCCGCCAAGCTCGCCCGCAAACTCAAGGGCGAAGGGCGACAGGTGCGATTGATTGCGGCGGACGTGTACAGGCCCGCTGCCATCGATCAGCTCGAAACACTCGGCCGCGAACTCGACATTCCCGTATTCGCCGATCGTACCACGACCGATGTGGTGAAGATCGCGCGCGCCGGACTCGAAGTAGCGCGGCACGAGCGCGACCGTGTGGTGCTGATTGATACCGCCGGCCGTTTGCAGATTGACGACGAGATGATGAACGAGCTGCGCCGCCTGAAGGACGCGGTGCGCCCCGACGAAATCCTCCTCGTGGCCGACGGCATGACCGGCCAGGACGCAGTGAAAATTGCACAGGGCTTTGACGCCGCACTCAATGTGACCGGCGTCATTCTCACCAAGCTCGACGGTGACGCGCGCGGTGGCGCCGCCCTCTCGATCTACGGTGTGCTCAAGAAGCCCATCAAGTACATCGGTGTGGGCGAAAAGACCGACGCACTCGAAGAGTTCTATCCCGACCGTATGGCCGGACGAATTCTCCAGCAGGGCGACGTCCTCTCGCTCGTCGAAAAAGCGCAAGAAGCGTTCGACACCGACGAAGCAAAAAAGATGGAGAAGAAGGTCCGCAAAGAAGGCATGGACCTGAATGATTTCCTTTCCGCCATGAAGCAGATTCAGCGCCTCGGGCCGCTCGAAGGCGTGCTCAAGATGCTCCCCGGCGTCAACAGCAAAATGCTCAAGCAGGCCAACGCCGACCCGCGCCGCATGCGGCACGTCGAAGCGATTGTCCTCTCGATGACCGCCGCCGAACGCAAGAAGCCCGACATCATGAACGGCCCGCGCCGTTTGCGCGTGGCCAAGGGCAGCGGACGACCGATCAACGAAGTCACTAAGCTGCTCGATCAGTTCCGCGATATGCAGAAGATGATGAAGAAGATGACCGCTGGCGGAGGGAGAATGCCGCCGGGGATGTTTGGAATGCGCTGA
- a CDS encoding type II toxin-antitoxin system Phd/YefM family antitoxin, with protein sequence MTQWTLEKAKNGFSEVVRRALAHEPQVVTRGARAEDAVVVIARSDYERLVAPRPLTAYLAASPLAKAVAEGAFGASDEAELFPRSREMGRDVDLG encoded by the coding sequence GTGACGCAGTGGACGCTGGAGAAGGCGAAGAACGGCTTCAGTGAGGTCGTGCGGCGTGCCCTGGCACACGAGCCGCAGGTGGTGACGCGCGGGGCCCGCGCCGAGGATGCGGTGGTGGTGATCGCTCGCTCTGATTACGAGCGGTTGGTGGCACCACGTCCGCTGACGGCCTATTTGGCGGCGTCGCCACTCGCGAAGGCAGTGGCGGAGGGGGCGTTCGGCGCGAGCGATGAGGCGGAGCTCTTTCCGCGATCGCGCGAGATGGGTCGCGACGTTGACCTCGGCTAA
- a CDS encoding type II toxin-antitoxin system VapC family toxin: MRYLLDTNVLSELVKPSPSGRVAAWVDAQSPLDFAVSVLSLGEIEKAIARLPEGKRRSALLLWAQRELPTQFVGRVLSVNTAAAVAWGALRASGERAGRPLPVVDGLLLGTAQAHGLTLVTRNVADCAGRGVAVFDPWQGMLHD, translated from the coding sequence GTGAGGTATCTCCTCGACACGAACGTGCTCTCGGAGCTCGTGAAGCCGAGCCCATCCGGTCGCGTGGCGGCGTGGGTGGACGCACAGTCGCCGTTGGATTTTGCGGTGAGCGTGCTCTCGCTGGGAGAAATCGAGAAAGCGATTGCGCGACTGCCGGAGGGGAAACGTCGCTCCGCACTTTTGCTTTGGGCGCAGCGAGAACTGCCGACGCAATTCGTGGGGCGTGTGCTCAGCGTCAATACGGCCGCGGCGGTGGCGTGGGGGGCGCTCCGTGCGAGTGGTGAGCGCGCGGGGCGACCGTTGCCGGTGGTGGACGGGCTGTTGCTTGGTACGGCGCAGGCGCACGGGCTGACGCTGGTGACGCGCAACGTGGCGGATTGTGCAGGGCGCGGGGTCGCTGTATTTGATCCTTGGCAGGGAATGCTGCATGACTGA
- the lon gene encoding endopeptidase La, translated as MTTPELPTELPLLALRSTIVFPHGTIAVQMGAPENLALLKEHPEPGSCVVLAIAMGEDAADCSRLIGRVGILARIKDRSDPATGTAQVTLAGLQRVRLDALTQRVPYPVVSVSAVEELSPTVPQASEMLERILSAAETLVELSEQFPAEVPGLLRRQARDPSRFADLAAAQGQLRIAERDEVLQQLDVLARLGAVALKFEKEVERARVLEDVRQRTEVKVEQHHREFYLRQQLQAIRSELGERDPSENEAEEMARQIDAASLPANVAQEARRELSRLRALSTASSEYHVLRSYLEWVVALPWQRRSGDEDIAIDRVEAALEDRHYGLEEAKERILEYLSVRKLLQQHGGDSHGPILCFVGPPGTGKTSLGEAIARSIGREFYRISVGGVRDEAEIRGHRRTYVGSLPGLVLQALRRVQVNDPVLMIDEIDKMTGGGPSGDPLAAMLEVLDPQQNKSFVDHYLNLPFDLSSALFICTANNLLDIPPALRDRMEVIRIAGYTVEEKVEIAWRYLLPRLFTEHGITDLDLQFTDEALGTISSRYSREAGLRNFERNLAALMRKRARRKAQGELGAWIVDGARIEEALGSPRYAAEEAEMAPEIGTVTGLAWTATGGELMTIEALRMPGSGKLTVTGQLGDVMRESVDAAVSYVRSRAQSLRVADAELRGTDLHIHFPAGAVPKDGPSAGVAVTLAIASVMSRRAVRRDIAVTGEVTLRGRVLEIGGVKEKVLAAYRAGLREVMLPAANEKDLREVPETVRAGVRFSFVATMDDALDVMLLPAVTAGLADAAPMMADAALEVRPRDDDAPSARD; from the coding sequence GTGACGACGCCCGAACTGCCCACGGAGCTCCCGCTACTCGCGTTGCGGAGCACGATCGTCTTCCCTCACGGCACGATTGCCGTGCAGATGGGCGCCCCCGAGAATCTCGCGCTGCTCAAAGAGCACCCGGAGCCGGGGAGTTGCGTGGTGCTGGCGATTGCCATGGGCGAGGATGCCGCCGACTGCTCTCGCCTGATAGGGCGCGTGGGGATCCTGGCGCGTATCAAAGACCGTTCGGATCCTGCCACGGGCACGGCGCAAGTCACGCTCGCGGGACTGCAGCGCGTGCGGCTCGACGCTCTCACGCAGCGGGTGCCGTATCCGGTGGTGTCGGTGAGCGCGGTTGAGGAGCTTTCGCCAACAGTGCCGCAGGCGTCCGAGATGCTCGAGCGAATTCTCAGTGCGGCGGAGACGTTGGTTGAGCTGAGCGAGCAGTTCCCTGCCGAAGTGCCTGGACTGCTGCGCCGTCAGGCGCGCGACCCATCACGCTTTGCTGATCTCGCGGCGGCCCAAGGGCAACTGCGCATTGCCGAACGCGATGAAGTGCTGCAGCAGCTCGACGTGCTCGCGCGGCTCGGCGCCGTGGCGCTCAAGTTCGAGAAGGAAGTAGAGCGCGCGCGCGTGCTCGAAGATGTGCGGCAGCGTACCGAGGTGAAGGTCGAGCAGCATCATCGCGAGTTCTATCTGCGTCAGCAGTTGCAGGCGATTCGCTCAGAGCTTGGCGAGCGCGATCCGTCGGAGAATGAAGCCGAGGAGATGGCGCGGCAGATCGACGCGGCCTCACTGCCGGCGAATGTGGCGCAGGAAGCGCGGCGCGAGTTGTCGCGACTGCGGGCGCTTTCCACCGCGTCGAGCGAATACCACGTATTGCGCAGCTATCTCGAGTGGGTGGTGGCGTTGCCTTGGCAACGGCGCAGTGGCGATGAAGACATTGCGATTGACCGCGTGGAAGCCGCGCTCGAGGACCGACACTACGGACTCGAAGAAGCCAAGGAGCGCATTCTCGAGTATCTCTCGGTGCGCAAGCTTTTGCAGCAGCACGGTGGCGATTCGCACGGCCCGATTCTCTGCTTTGTGGGGCCGCCAGGCACCGGCAAAACATCGCTCGGCGAAGCGATTGCGCGGAGCATTGGGCGCGAGTTTTATCGCATCTCCGTGGGTGGCGTGCGCGACGAAGCGGAGATTCGCGGGCACCGTCGCACCTATGTGGGATCACTCCCCGGACTCGTACTGCAAGCGCTGCGGCGCGTTCAGGTGAATGACCCGGTGCTGATGATTGACGAAATCGACAAGATGACGGGCGGTGGTCCGAGCGGTGATCCGCTCGCGGCGATGCTCGAGGTGCTCGATCCGCAGCAGAACAAGAGTTTTGTGGATCACTATCTCAACTTGCCTTTTGATTTGTCGAGCGCGCTGTTCATTTGCACGGCCAACAATCTGCTCGACATTCCGCCGGCGCTGCGCGACCGCATGGAAGTGATTCGCATTGCGGGCTACACCGTCGAGGAGAAAGTGGAGATCGCGTGGCGCTATTTGCTGCCGCGGCTCTTTACGGAGCATGGCATTACGGATCTCGATTTGCAGTTCACCGACGAAGCATTGGGCACCATCTCGAGCCGTTACTCGCGCGAGGCTGGGCTGCGCAACTTTGAGCGGAATCTTGCGGCACTCATGCGCAAGCGCGCGCGCCGCAAAGCGCAGGGCGAGTTGGGGGCGTGGATTGTAGACGGTGCGCGCATTGAAGAAGCGCTGGGTTCGCCGCGTTATGCCGCTGAGGAAGCGGAGATGGCGCCGGAGATCGGCACGGTTACCGGGCTGGCTTGGACGGCGACGGGTGGCGAGCTGATGACGATTGAAGCGCTGCGGATGCCAGGCTCGGGGAAACTGACGGTGACGGGGCAGCTGGGCGATGTGATGCGTGAATCTGTGGACGCGGCGGTCTCGTATGTACGATCACGGGCACAGTCGTTGCGCGTGGCGGATGCGGAACTGCGGGGGACGGATTTGCACATTCACTTCCCCGCTGGTGCCGTACCCAAGGACGGACCGAGCGCGGGAGTGGCGGTGACGCTAGCGATTGCGAGTGTGATGAGCCGACGTGCGGTACGACGTGACATTGCGGTCACGGGCGAAGTGACGCTGCGCGGCCGCGTGCTTGAGATTGGCGGGGTGAAGGAAAAAGTGCTCGCGGCGTATAGAGCGGGCCTGCGGGAAGTGATGTTGCCCGCCGCCAACGAGAAGGATTTGCGCGAGGTGCCGGAGACGGTGCGTGCGGGCGTGCGCTTTTCCTTTGTGGCGACCATGGACGACGCGCTCGACGTGATGCTCCTGCCGGCCGTCACGGCGGGGCTGGCCGATGCGGCGCCGATGATGGCGGATGCCGCCCTGGAAGTCCGACCACGCGACGACGACGCACCCAGCGCACGTGATTGA
- a CDS encoding DUF445 family protein: MPPWKSDHATTTHPAHVIDLTGHWTRLGLDVVLGSVAGGVTSWVAVVLMFRPYERMFGLHGAIPKNKARLAKTIGKTVGERLLTTEDILDELRRSGLRESIERKLAELAVELLDTERGSLRELLPPAMASELEQALRTAGPEAGEAYAAYVAREEFEAIARAFVTRSRDELSRTPTAGHAVDLPAERRTGIAARASGMASGFINDVLARWVVKAARSQRAQAMAAEAVRGGGTALLDRPLGRLSRWLPADAPRRLAEAAGPAVWDQIEAQLPALLETVDIPGMVERKVLGFSTQRVEEIVRGVTQRELNLIVQLGYVLGGLIGAVQFVVEMAFTK, translated from the coding sequence ATGCCGCCCTGGAAGTCCGACCACGCGACGACGACGCACCCAGCGCACGTGATTGACCTGACGGGGCACTGGACGCGTCTGGGGCTCGACGTGGTGCTGGGGTCGGTGGCGGGCGGCGTCACCAGCTGGGTGGCGGTGGTGCTGATGTTCCGGCCATACGAGCGGATGTTTGGCCTGCACGGCGCGATTCCCAAAAACAAAGCGCGACTCGCAAAAACCATTGGCAAAACCGTTGGTGAGCGACTGCTTACTACCGAAGACATTCTCGACGAGCTTCGCCGCTCGGGGCTGCGCGAGTCCATTGAACGCAAACTCGCCGAGCTGGCAGTGGAGTTGCTCGATACCGAGCGTGGATCGCTGCGAGAACTCTTGCCGCCCGCGATGGCGAGCGAGCTCGAGCAGGCGTTACGCACGGCCGGGCCTGAGGCTGGTGAAGCCTACGCGGCGTATGTGGCGCGCGAGGAGTTCGAGGCAATAGCGCGCGCGTTCGTGACGCGCTCGCGCGACGAGCTGAGCCGTACGCCGACTGCTGGTCACGCGGTCGACCTTCCGGCGGAGCGTCGCACCGGCATCGCGGCGCGCGCCTCGGGGATGGCGAGTGGCTTTATCAACGACGTGCTGGCGCGCTGGGTGGTGAAGGCGGCGCGTTCGCAACGCGCGCAGGCGATGGCGGCCGAAGCGGTGCGTGGGGGCGGGACGGCACTGCTCGACCGTCCGCTCGGCCGACTGAGTCGCTGGCTACCGGCCGACGCGCCGCGGCGTTTGGCTGAGGCCGCGGGACCCGCGGTGTGGGATCAAATTGAAGCGCAACTCCCCGCTCTGCTCGAGACCGTGGACATTCCCGGCATGGTCGAGCGAAAAGTGCTCGGCTTTAGCACGCAGCGCGTAGAAGAAATTGTGCGCGGCGTGACGCAACGCGAGCTCAACTTGATTGTGCAGTTGGGCTACGTGCTCGGCGGATTGATTGGCGCCGTGCAGTTTGTCGTGGAGATGGCGTTTACGAAGTAA